The following proteins come from a genomic window of Solea solea chromosome 3, fSolSol10.1, whole genome shotgun sequence:
- the LOC131456942 gene encoding tripartite motif-containing protein 16-like: MAGVQLQRETLSCSICLDLLKGPWTLTCGHSFCMNCIKNHWDTEDVKRIYSCPQCRKIFTPRPILMKNVMLADLVEELKKTRLHAAPAHHCYAGAEDVACDFCTGRKLKALKSCLVCLASYCEEHLQPHHQSPAFKKHRLVEPSKNLQENICPRHDKMMDLFCRTDQQCICSHCSVHEHKDHDTVSAAAERTHKQRDLDLSREEVQQRLRDRDRDVKVLQQERKTLTLSADKAMKDTDESFTEMMGLLKIRSSDMKQQIRSKLETEVRRVTDAEKKLQQEITELKKREAELKQLSLTQDHNQFLLNYRSLSALSPSTHTSINVRPLRHFEDVRAAVAEDRDQLQDFLIETWTDVSLAVAEVDVLLTEPEPKTRAGFFRYSQEIKLDPNTANTQLLLSEGNRKVTVMIAAVYCPHHTDRFTGYRQVLSEESLTERCYWEVERTGIGGLFVAVTYKNISRSGSDECVFGFNDKSWALVCEQNRCRFVHNRIWTVVSGVTVSRVGVYLDHRAGLLSFYRVSDTMTLLHRVQTTFTQPLYAGVGLNNLLGDTAEFCKLK; the protein is encoded by the coding sequence ATGGCAGGagttcagctgcagagagaaacctTGTCTTGTTCCATCTGTTTGGATCTTCTGAAGGGTCCGTGGACTCTCACCTGTGGACACAGCTTCTGTATGAACTGTATTAAAAACCACTGGGACACAGAGGATGTGAAGAGGATctacagctgccctcagtgtaGAAAGATCTTCACACCGAGGCCTATACTGATGAAAAACGTCATGTTAGCAGAtttagtggaggagctgaagaagactagactccacgctgctcctgctcatcactgctatgctggagctgaagatgtggcctgtgatttctgcactggcaggaaactgaaagctctcaagtcctgtttggtttgtttggcctcttactgtgaggaacatctccagcctcatcATCAATCACCTGCATTTAAGAAACACAGGCTGGTGGAGCCGTCCAAGAACCTCCAGGAGAACATCTGCCCTCGTCATGATAAGATGATGGACTTGTTCTGCCGCACTGATCAGCAGTGCATCTGTTCTCACTGCTCTGTGCACGAACATAAAGACCACGACAcggtctcagctgcagcagagaggacgCACAAGCAGAGAGACCTGGATCTGAGTCGAGAAGAAGTCCAGCAGAGActcagggacagagacagagacgtgaaggtgcttcaacaggagaggaagactctcactctctctgctgataaagCCATGAAGGACACAGACGAGAGCTTCACTGAGATGATGGGTCTCCTGAAGATTAGAAGCTCTGACAtgaagcagcagatcagatccaAGCTGGAAACTGAGGTGAGACGAGTCACAGACGCCGAGAAGAAGCTTCAGCAGGAGatcactgagctgaagaagagagaagctgaactgaagcagctctcactcacacaagaCCACAACCAGTTTCTCCTCAACTACCGCTCACTGTCAGCACTCAGTCCGTCCACACACACGTCCATCAACGTCCGTCCTCTGAGACACTTTGAGGACGTGAGAGCGGCTGTGGCAGAGGACAGAGATCAACTGCAGGACTTCCTGATCGAGACGTGGACAGACGTCTCACTGGCTGTGGCTGAAGTAGATGTTTtactgacagaaccagaaccaaagaCCAGAGCTGGATTCTTCAGATATTCACAGGAAATCAaactggatccaaacacagcaaacacacagctgttattatctgagggaaacagaaaagtgacagtTATGATTGCAGCTGTGTATTGTCCtcatcacacagacagattcactGGTTATCGTCAGGTCCTGAGTGAAGAGAGTCTGACTGAAcgttgttactgggaggtggagAGGACAGGAATAGGAGGACTTTTTGTAGCAGTAACGTACAAGAACATCAGCAGATCAGGTtcagatgaatgtgtttttggatTCAATGACAAATCCTGGGCTttagtttgtgaacaaaacagatGTCGGTTTGTTCACAACAGAATCTGGACTGTTGTCTCAGGTGTTACAGTCTCCAGAGTGGGAGTTTACCTGGACCACAGAGCAGgtcttctgtccttctacagagtctctgacaccatgactctgctccacagagtccagaccacgtTCACTCAGCCTCTCTATGCTGGGGTTGGTCTTAATAATTTACTTGGAGACACAGCAGAGTTCTGTAAACTCAAGTAA